A window of Blastocatellia bacterium genomic DNA:
CGTGGGATGTTAGTCTTTATTCGTGGAAAAATAGTACAAGCAAGTACAGATGCAATTCTTTATTCATTAGGTGAAATATTTGTACAAAATGGAATAATTACAGAAGAAGACCTAGAGGAAGCTTTAGAAATTCAAAGCTCTATGGATAAACCTAGGCTTATAGGCTCAATTCTTGTAGAAAAAGGTAAAGTTAGCCGAGAATATTTGCAAAAAGCTATAAAACAACAAATTCAAGATTCTGTTGCAGAGTTACTCTCCTGGAAGCGAGGAACATTTGAAATTAAATTAAATGCTATTCCAATAGGTCGCGGACTTCCTTATATTACACAAGATTATGTTTATACAGAAGGTTTAAATATAGATGAACTAGTTCAAGAAGCTACTAGACTGCTAGATGAAAGACGACGAGATGGAACTTTTATAGAAGTTAAAAAAATAATTACTAGTCCAACTAGTAGTGAAGATTTATTAAAAGAGCTAGATGATTATATGGAGCCGTCCCGCGCTAGGGATGATGCTGATAGTATTAATTCAGTAGAAAAAGCAATATTACACTTAAAATATTTACTTGAAGAATTAAAGCAACAATCTTTTCACGGGGAAGTAACTTTGCTAGTGATGAGATTAGCTAGTGAAGTATGCAGTAGAGGAGTTTTGTTTTTAGTAAAAGATGATGAGGCTCAAAGCCTAGGTCAATTTGGGCTTTCTATTGATAGCGTTTCAGCCGACAATAGCATTGTTTTTGATCTAAGTTTACCTTCTTTATTAAATCGCGTGGTAAGGAATTGTAAAACTCAAATTGCTGCTTTAGACTTAAATACTTATGATCGGGAAATACTTAAGCAATTAGGAGGAGAAAACCTTAATTTAACAGGTTTTGGTATTCCTCTAGTAGTAGAAAACAAAGTAAGAGTCATACTTTATGGAGATAATTATCCAGGAGATCGTGGATTAGGTAGTTTAGATGAGCTAGAGATTTTAATTAGCCAATCAGGTTTAATGATGGAAAAAATGTTGCTAGAACAAAAATTAAGCAACACTAAAGCATAAAACTAAGTTACTAAAAATTACTTTTCTTTGATGTCACCTTCTTTTCAATTTATATAAGCAAATGTTAGGCTGATGTTTACTTTTAAGTCAATTTGTTAAATCATTTTTTATTATCTTTCCTTAGTATATTGATAAGCTTAAAGAGATTAGGATACTAAGGTTATATACTAATAATATTTACTTGAAAGAGTATCTTTTCCTAACAAAAAAATAACAAAAAATTATGTTCTTGCGATACTTGTTGTTAATAGCATATCATCGCTATTTAGATAACAAAAATAACTAGCAAATCTATCTAAAAGTAAATCAATGACCACTGAGGAATTTAAACTCTTTCGCGCATTAATATATGATATTTGCGGTATTGATTTTCAACCGGATAAAAACTTTTTGTTAGCTAATCGTTTACGCAGAAGAATGGAGCAATGTGGAATTAGTAGCTATAAAGATTACTACCAGTATTTAACTGTAAATTCTGCTGGTAGAGATGAGTTAGCTACTTTAGTTGATAGCATAACAATTAATGAAACAAGTTTTTTTCGTAATCAGCCACAATTTGACATTTTAAGCTCTGTAGTAATACCTGAGTTATTAACAAAGAAAAAAACTGATGTTAATAAACAATTGCGTATTTGGAGCGCGGGCTGTTCTTCTGGGCAAGAACCTTATTCTATTGCTATGACTTTGCTTGAAAATATTCCTTTTGTAGACCGTTGGGATATAAAGATTTTAGCTTCAGATATTTCTTTGAGAATGTTAGAAATAGCTTCAGAAGGTTTTTATAACTTAATGCAAATAAAAGCAGTTCCACAAGATTATTTAGACCGATATTTTACTAAAAAATAAAGATGGCTATACGATTAAGGATAGAGTTAAAAAGCTGGTGACATTTGATTACCATAACCTTAAACATAACAGTGGATTGCAGGAATTTGACATTATTTTTTGTCGCAATGTAATGATTTATTTTGATCAAGAAGGTTGTAAACAATTAGTAGAACGTTTTGCTAATAGTTTAATATTAGGGGGATATATTTTTATTGGTCATGCTGAAACGCTAAAAGGTATAAGTGATCATTTTAAGATGGTTTATGTTAATAATGGAATTGTTTATCGTCGGGAGAAATAACTAAAAGTTATGAAAGAAGATAGTGGTTTTTTTAGTCCAGAAGAATTAGAAACATTGATGTTGTTTTTTCTTGATCAAGCAGCAACGCTTTTGGACAATGCTAATCAATCTTTGTTAAGGCTAGAAACAAGATTTGATGACGTAGAATCTCTTAGTCAATTGCAACGTACACTTCATACACTAAAAGGAGATGCTAATTCTGTTGGATTTGGTGA
This region includes:
- a CDS encoding DUF4388 domain-containing protein, with the translated sequence MELTGQLSDFPLTDILHILSISGKTCTVILRSDQGQRGMLVFIRGKIVQASTDAILYSLGEIFVQNGIITEEDLEEALEIQSSMDKPRLIGSILVEKGKVSREYLQKAIKQQIQDSVAELLSWKRGTFEIKLNAIPIGRGLPYITQDYVYTEGLNIDELVQEATRLLDERRRDGTFIEVKKIITSPTSSEDLLKELDDYMEPSRARDDADSINSVEKAILHLKYLLEELKQQSFHGEVTLLVMRLASEVCSRGVLFLVKDDEAQSLGQFGLSIDSVSADNSIVFDLSLPSLLNRVVRNCKTQIAALDLNTYDREILKQLGGENLNLTGFGIPLVVENKVRVILYGDNYPGDRGLGSLDELEILISQSGLMMEKMLLEQKLSNTKA